The proteins below are encoded in one region of Coffea arabica cultivar ET-39 chromosome 4c, Coffea Arabica ET-39 HiFi, whole genome shotgun sequence:
- the LOC113741511 gene encoding nuclear transcription factor Y subunit A-3, which yields MPDSITTAATTSSIFTKSQRMQDLLKGDDLNNARMMAPCVDDSQSWWTSTNSQGQQSSLSRNLTFKAASPVECFQGNKQLGFHFQDQESSSTQSTGQSCPEVASMENEKYRKNITSVQPGWCGLHAKPEEDPSKSSVLFQDYIFPCSSIDYRQHATYPFNYTDPYNHGLVAAYGPHSVVHSQMMGMTPIRVPLPLDAAQDEPIFVNAKQFKAIMRRRESRAKQEAQNKLSKNRKPYLHESRHRHALNRARGSGGRFLNTKELQEAKAVAKTNDKETSGSLQLQLNMETTEPEVCQTGNKKDGISITACSDITSASNGDDALQRQDFRFSGYRPHVGSFVASGGSGRTGGVQQFLSIR from the exons ATGCCCGACTCCATCACAACAGCAGCAACAACATCTTCAATCTTTACCAAATCCCAAAG AATGCAGGACTTGCTGAAGGGGGATGATCTTAACAATGCTCGCATGATGGCCCCATGTGTTGATGATAGCCAGTCTTGGTGGACTTCTACTAACTCACAAGGGCAACAGTCatctctgtcaagaaatttAACTTTTAAAGCAGCATCTCCAGTGGAATGCTTTCAGGGTAATAAGCAGTTGGGTTTTCACTTTCAAGATCAAGAATCGTCTTCCACTCAGTCAACTGGTCAATCTTGCCCTGAAGTTGCTAgtatggaaaatgaaaaatacagaaaaaatATTACATCGGTTCAGCCAG GCTGGTGTGGATTGCATGCAAAGCCTGAAGAGGACCCAAGTAAATCAAGTGTTTTATTTCAGGATTACATTTTTCCTTGTTCATCAATTGATTACAGGCAACAT GCAACCTATCCTTTTAATTACACTGATCCATACAATCATGGGCTAGTTGCTGCTTATGGCCCTCATTCTGTG GTACATTCCCAAATGATGGGCATGACACCTATTCGTGTGCCGCTTCCTCTCGATGCTGCACAAGATGAGCCTATATTTGTGAATGCAAAGCAGTTCAAAGCAATTATGAGGCGTAGAGAATCGCGTGCCAAGCAAGAGGCTCAAAACAAACTGTCAAAAAATCGAAAG CCTTATCTCCACGAGTCTCGGCATCGTCATGCTTTAAATAGAGCAAGAGGTTCTGGCGGTCGTTTTCTGAATACAAAGGAACTGCAGGAGGCCAAGGCCGTTGCCAAGACCAATGACAAAGAAACCTCCGGTTCCTTGCAGCTCCAGTTGAACATGGAAACAACGGAACCTGAAGTTTGTCAGACAGGAAATAAAAAGGATGGGATCTCCATCACTGCCTGCTCGGACATCACAAGTGCTTCAAATGGTGATGATGCCCTCCAGCGTCAAGACTTCAGGTTCTCTGGGTATCGACCTCATGTTGGTAGTTTCGTAGCCAGTGGTGGGAGTGGTAGAACTGGTGGCGTTCAGCAGTTCCTCTCAATCCGCTGA
- the LOC113742967 gene encoding PHD finger protein ALFIN-LIKE 4 isoform X2, protein MDGGYNPRTVEEVFRDFKGRRAGLIKALTTDVEDFYQQCDPEKENLCLYGFPSEHWEVNLPAEEVPPELPEPALGINFARDGMQEKDWLSLVAVHSDAWLLAVAFYFGARFGFDKADRKRLFSMINDLPTVFEVVTGAAKKQQKEKSSAPNHSSSKPKSNSKMGKYSKSQPKDEDEVLDEEDEEEHGDTLCGACGENYASDEFWICCDMCEKWFHGKCVKITPARAEHIKQYKCPSCSNKRART, encoded by the exons ATGGACGGAGGCTACAATCCGCGAACTGTAGAGGAGGTGTTTAGAGATTTTAAGGGCCGAAGAGCTGGTTTGATTAAAGCTCTTACCACTG ATGTTGAAGACTTCTACCAACAGTGTGACCCAG AGAAAGAGAATTTGTGCTTGTATGGTTTCCCAAGTGAGCATTGGGAGGTCAATTTGCCTGCAGAAGAAGTTCCTCCTGAGCTACCTGAACCAGCTTTGGGGATCAACTTTGCTAGAGATGGTATGCAAGAAAAAGACTGGTTATCTTTGGTTGCTGTCCACAGTGATGCATGGTTGCTGGCCGTTGCCTTTTACTTTGGTGCTAGATTTGGGTTTGATAAAGCAGACAG GAAACGGCTTTTCAGTATGATAAATGACCTTCCTACTGTATTTGAAGTTGTCACTGGTGCTGCCAAGAAACAACAGAAAGAGAAATCTTCGGCACCAAATCACAGTAGTAGCAAACCCAAGTCAAATTCCAAAATG GGAAAATATTCAAAGTCACAGCCTAAGGATGAGGATGAGGTATTAGAcgaggaagatgaagaagagCATGGTGACACCTTGTGTGGTGCCTGTGGTGAGAATTATGCATCGGATGAGTTCTGGATATGTTGTGATATGTGTGAGAAGTGGTTCCACGGCAAGTGTGTGAAGATCACCCCTGCTAGAGCTGAGCATATCAAGCAGTATAAGTGCCCATCATGCAGCAATAAGAGAGCTCGCACTTAA
- the LOC113742967 gene encoding PHD finger protein ALFIN-LIKE 4 isoform X1 → MDGGYNPRTVEEVFRDFKGRRAGLIKALTTDVEDFYQQCDPEKENLCLYGFPSEHWEVNLPAEEVPPELPEPALGINFARDGMQEKDWLSLVAVHSDAWLLAVAFYFGARFGFDKADRKRLFSMINDLPTVFEVVTGAAKKQQKEKSSAPNHSSSKPKSNSKMVELDFLGKYSKSQPKDEDEVLDEEDEEEHGDTLCGACGENYASDEFWICCDMCEKWFHGKCVKITPARAEHIKQYKCPSCSNKRART, encoded by the exons ATGGACGGAGGCTACAATCCGCGAACTGTAGAGGAGGTGTTTAGAGATTTTAAGGGCCGAAGAGCTGGTTTGATTAAAGCTCTTACCACTG ATGTTGAAGACTTCTACCAACAGTGTGACCCAG AGAAAGAGAATTTGTGCTTGTATGGTTTCCCAAGTGAGCATTGGGAGGTCAATTTGCCTGCAGAAGAAGTTCCTCCTGAGCTACCTGAACCAGCTTTGGGGATCAACTTTGCTAGAGATGGTATGCAAGAAAAAGACTGGTTATCTTTGGTTGCTGTCCACAGTGATGCATGGTTGCTGGCCGTTGCCTTTTACTTTGGTGCTAGATTTGGGTTTGATAAAGCAGACAG GAAACGGCTTTTCAGTATGATAAATGACCTTCCTACTGTATTTGAAGTTGTCACTGGTGCTGCCAAGAAACAACAGAAAGAGAAATCTTCGGCACCAAATCACAGTAGTAGCAAACCCAAGTCAAATTCCAAAATGGTAGAGTTGGATTTTCTG GGAAAATATTCAAAGTCACAGCCTAAGGATGAGGATGAGGTATTAGAcgaggaagatgaagaagagCATGGTGACACCTTGTGTGGTGCCTGTGGTGAGAATTATGCATCGGATGAGTTCTGGATATGTTGTGATATGTGTGAGAAGTGGTTCCACGGCAAGTGTGTGAAGATCACCCCTGCTAGAGCTGAGCATATCAAGCAGTATAAGTGCCCATCATGCAGCAATAAGAGAGCTCGCACTTAA
- the LOC113741314 gene encoding uncharacterized protein: MSLDAAEEEEESSQEVKIPADIDWKMLDKSKFFFLGAAFFSGVSATLYPIVVLKTRQQVAQSQVSTIRIAFWIVRHEGFRSLYRGFGTSLMGTIPARALYMAVLEITKSNVGTTAIKVGFPDSTAAAMANAAAGLSAAVAAQMVWTPIDVVSQRLMVQGGNRHKFSNSLSSTKYLNGIDAFRKILNSDGLRGLYRGFGISILTYAPSNAVWWASYSVAQRLVWDGIGFYLCKKDDDMFENGVSALRPDCKTVIAVQGVSAFMAGGVSAVITMPLDTIKTRLQVLDGDENGRKGPTIGHTFRNLVREGGLMACYRGLWPRWASMSMSATTMITTYEFLKRLSAKNQEGLT; encoded by the coding sequence ATGAGTTTGGATGctgctgaagaagaagaagaatcgtCCCAAGAAGTAAAAATTCCAGCGGATATAGATTGGAAAATGCTGGATAAATCCAAGTTTTTCTTCCTCGGAGCTGCCTTTTTTTCCGGTGTTTCAGCTACTCTTTATCCTATAGTGGTGTTAAAAACCAGGCAACAGGTGGCCCAATCTCAAGTTTCTACCATTAGGATTGCGTTTTGGATTGTTAGACACGAGGGGTTTCGCAGTTTGTATAGAGGATTTGGGACTTCTTTAATGGGTACAATCCCCGCCAGGGCATTATACATGGCCGTCTTGGAGATTACCAAGAGTAATGTGGGGACTACTGCTATTAAAGTTGGCTTTCCAGACTCGACTGCAGCTGCTATGGCTAATGCTGCTGCTGGATTAAGTGCTGCAGTGGCTGCACAAATGGTTTGGACCCCAATTGATGTGGTGAGCCAGCGCCTTATGGTGCAAGGTGGTAATCGACACAAATTTAGTAATTCGTTATCTTCGACCAAGTATCTGAATGGAATTGATGCCTTCAGGAAGATCCTAAATTCGGATGGACTCAGAGGACTCTACAGGGGATTTGGGATTTCGATCTTGACTTATGCTCCTTCTAATGCAGTTTGGTGGGCATCCTACTCTGTTGCTCAGAGGCTGGTTTGGGATGGAATTGGATTTTACTTGTGCAAGAAAGATGATGATATGTTTGAAAATGGTGTTAGTGCTTTAAGGCCTGATTGTAAAACTGTAATAGCTGTTCAAGGGGTCAGTGCATTCATGGCTGGAGGAGTTTCCGCGGTGATTACTATGCCTTTGGATACCATAAAGACCAGATTGCAGGTTCTGGATGGGGACGAAAATGGCCGAAAGGGGCCAACCATTGGACACACGTTCAGGAATTTGGTAAGAGAAGGTGGTTTGATGGCTTGCTACAGAGGGCTGTGGCCACGATGGGCTTCAATGTCCATGTCTGCCACCACAATGATAACTACCTATGAGTTCTTGAAACGGCTTTccgccaagaatcaagagggtTTGACATGA